One region of Streptomyces davaonensis JCM 4913 genomic DNA includes:
- a CDS encoding thymidylate synthase translates to MIYLLICAVSIISRGFAGLGSDAAHTMFAFAAHPWVGLSVGILGTVLIQSSTTTTAIAVTAVGSGALPIEGAIPIILGANVGTTVTTSLVALTFIGDRTEFRRALGASTVHDFYNWLALLIFFPIELLWYPLKHISGTLTDALYDTDWLPNPAHFNFIRAATRPVEHGVIQLTSHVSSALGPLFTILIGALLILVAVRYLGTLLKLLMVGRARDILIKAVGRNAYLAMASGMGVTVVTQSSTITTSVLVPFAGTGILTPAQVHPVVVGSNLGTTFTVVFAAFAGVGQDAKIGLQAAFVHLIYNLFAIITIYVIPFLRPVPLFCAERLARVAAEHRWVLAVYLGTVFIALPALVIVLVGVV, encoded by the coding sequence CTGATCTACCTGCTGATCTGCGCCGTGAGCATCATCAGTCGCGGCTTCGCGGGGCTGGGCAGCGACGCGGCGCACACCATGTTCGCCTTCGCCGCGCACCCGTGGGTCGGGCTGAGCGTCGGCATTCTCGGTACGGTCCTGATCCAGTCGTCGACCACGACGACGGCCATCGCCGTCACCGCCGTGGGGTCGGGCGCGCTGCCCATCGAGGGCGCGATCCCCATCATCCTGGGCGCGAACGTCGGCACCACCGTGACGACGAGCCTGGTCGCCCTGACCTTCATCGGCGACCGCACGGAGTTCCGCAGGGCGCTGGGCGCCTCGACGGTCCACGACTTCTACAACTGGCTCGCGCTGCTGATCTTCTTCCCGATCGAGCTGCTCTGGTATCCGCTGAAACACATCAGCGGGACGCTGACCGATGCGCTGTACGACACGGACTGGCTGCCGAACCCGGCCCACTTCAACTTCATCAGGGCGGCCACCAGACCGGTGGAACACGGAGTGATCCAGTTGACCTCGCACGTCAGCAGCGCACTGGGTCCGCTGTTCACGATCCTGATCGGCGCCCTGCTGATCCTGGTCGCCGTCCGCTACCTCGGAACCCTCCTCAAACTCCTCATGGTCGGCAGGGCCCGCGACATCCTGATCAAGGCGGTCGGCCGCAACGCCTACCTCGCCATGGCGTCGGGCATGGGAGTGACCGTCGTCACCCAGTCCTCGACCATCACCACGTCCGTCCTGGTCCCCTTCGCCGGAACGGGCATCCTGACACCGGCACAGGTGCATCCCGTGGTCGTCGGCTCCAACCTCGGCACCACGTTCACGGTGGTCTTCGCGGCGTTCGCGGGGGTCGGCCAGGACGCGAAGATCGGCCTCCAGGCAGCCTTCGTCCACCTGATCTACAACCTCTTCGCGATCATCACGATCTACGTGATCCCCTTCCTGCGCCCCGTACCCCTGTTCTGCGCCGAGCGCCTCGCACGCGTCGCGGCCGAGCACCGCTGGGTCCTCGCCGTCTACCTCGGCACCGTCTTCATCGCCCTGCCCGCCCTGGTCATCGTGCTGGTGGGGGTGGTCTGA
- a CDS encoding three-helix bundle dimerization domain-containing protein: protein MTTDELASLDDDSAPAQEAVALLRVAEGLKTAYPALPPEAVDAAVASAHEAFHEARIRAFIPILVERRARILLGAVDRDATRQESEPGRQDRTHCEAH from the coding sequence ATGACGACCGACGAACTGGCATCCCTGGACGACGACAGTGCCCCGGCGCAGGAGGCGGTTGCCCTGCTCCGGGTGGCGGAGGGGCTGAAGACCGCCTACCCCGCGCTCCCCCCGGAGGCCGTGGACGCGGCCGTCGCCTCGGCGCACGAGGCGTTCCACGAGGCGAGGATCAGGGCCTTCATCCCGATCCTGGTCGAGCGCCGGGCCCGGATCCTGCTCGGCGCCGTCGACCGTGACGCCACCCGACAGGAAAGCGAGCCCGGTCGTCAGGACCGAACGCATTGCGAAGCTCATTGA
- a CDS encoding sensor histidine kinase — protein sequence MIGGPRPRRFRAFGLRTRLLLAFLLVAAVSAGTTAALTYREARNALLETAQDTAVSSFRDQVQQSAFGLPLHGGAGLEELLRGIARKGKPHPWVVFAEYGSLRASSGENPVSTVITPELRRTARANPNGSFERVVKDGVPYLTIAMPMVFKTGPDDLLPSGLVLYAVMPLTDEQTNVDALLMAARDGALPGLVVALIPGLIAARSVLRPVRELRHAAHSMGSGQLDTRIRVRGSDELADLARTFNESAGQLELSVQQLREAGERARRFASDVSHELRTPLAGMLAVTEVLDEDADRLDADTARAVRLVSAETGKLAVLVEDLMEISRFDARAAELNTDEVDVAEAIRKSLESRHWTDDRVGADLPDGIRARLDPRRFDLVMANLVGNALRHGAAPVTVRLRTVALPEGPPVLIIEVMDSGPGIRPETLPHIFDRFYKADAARTRSAGSGLGLAITLENVRLHGGTIHAGNLPGGGAVFTVEIPLHAEEAGG from the coding sequence GTGATCGGCGGCCCACGCCCCCGCCGGTTCCGGGCGTTCGGCCTGCGCACCCGGCTCCTGCTGGCCTTCCTGCTGGTCGCCGCAGTCAGCGCGGGCACGACGGCCGCGCTGACCTACCGCGAGGCCCGCAACGCGCTGCTGGAGACTGCCCAGGACACGGCCGTCTCCTCGTTCCGCGATCAGGTGCAGCAGAGTGCCTTCGGGCTGCCCCTGCACGGCGGGGCGGGCCTGGAGGAACTCCTGCGCGGCATCGCCCGCAAGGGCAAGCCGCACCCCTGGGTGGTGTTCGCCGAGTACGGCTCGCTGCGTGCCTCCTCGGGCGAGAATCCCGTCTCCACCGTCATCACACCCGAACTGCGCCGCACCGCGCGGGCCAACCCCAACGGCAGTTTCGAGCGGGTCGTCAAGGACGGCGTCCCCTACCTGACCATCGCCATGCCCATGGTCTTCAAGACCGGCCCGGACGACCTGCTGCCCAGCGGACTCGTCCTGTACGCCGTCATGCCGCTGACCGACGAGCAGACCAACGTCGACGCCCTCCTCATGGCCGCCCGGGACGGCGCCCTGCCCGGCCTCGTCGTCGCGCTGATCCCGGGCCTGATCGCCGCCCGCAGCGTGCTGCGCCCGGTCCGCGAACTGCGCCACGCGGCCCACAGCATGGGCAGCGGACAGCTCGACACCCGGATCCGGGTACGCGGCAGCGACGAACTGGCGGACCTGGCCCGCACCTTCAACGAGTCGGCGGGCCAACTGGAGCTCTCCGTACAGCAATTGCGCGAGGCCGGGGAACGCGCCCGCCGCTTCGCCTCCGACGTCTCGCACGAACTGCGCACCCCCCTCGCCGGAATGCTCGCCGTCACCGAGGTCCTCGACGAGGACGCCGATCGTCTGGACGCCGACACCGCGCGGGCCGTCCGCCTGGTCAGCGCCGAGACCGGGAAGCTCGCCGTGCTCGTCGAGGACCTGATGGAGATCTCCCGCTTCGACGCCCGCGCGGCCGAGCTGAACACCGACGAGGTCGACGTCGCCGAGGCCATCCGCAAGAGCCTGGAGAGCCGGCACTGGACCGACGACCGGGTCGGCGCCGACCTGCCCGACGGCATCCGGGCCCGGCTCGACCCGCGCCGCTTCGACCTGGTGATGGCCAACCTGGTCGGCAACGCCCTGCGGCACGGCGCCGCGCCGGTGACGGTACGGCTGCGTACCGTGGCCCTCCCCGAGGGCCCGCCGGTACTGATCATCGAGGTCATGGACAGCGGCCCCGGCATCCGCCCCGAGACGCTCCCGCACATCTTCGATCGCTTCTACAAGGCCGACGCGGCCCGTACCCGCTCGGCGGGCAGCGGCCTGGGCCTGGCGATCACCCTGGAGAACGTACGGCTGCACGGCGGCACGATCCATGCCGGGAACCTGCCCGGGGGCGGTGCCGTCTTCACCGTGGAAATACCGCTTCACGCGGAGGAGGCCGGGGGATGA
- a CDS encoding response regulator transcription factor, whose amino-acid sequence MSRVLLIEDDPSVREGVELGLRRRGHEVRAAATGEAGLAAMAEFRPDLLLLDLMLPGMNGVQVCRQVREHSQLPIIMLTARGDDFDVVIGLEAGADDYIVKPARPEVIEARIRAVLRRLDDSGPGRPAIELYGELTIDRVGLTVTKAGRRLALAPSELKLLLYLSAAPEQVFSRQQLLEHVWEHSFHADARLVDACVARLRGKIEEEAGSPRYVQTLRGFGYRFGPL is encoded by the coding sequence ATGTCCCGCGTGCTCCTCATCGAGGACGACCCTTCCGTGCGCGAGGGGGTCGAACTCGGTCTGCGCCGCCGCGGCCACGAGGTACGGGCGGCCGCGACCGGCGAGGCCGGACTCGCCGCCATGGCCGAGTTCCGCCCCGATCTGCTGCTGCTCGACCTGATGCTCCCCGGGATGAACGGCGTCCAGGTCTGCCGCCAGGTCCGCGAGCACAGCCAGCTGCCGATCATCATGCTCACCGCGCGCGGCGACGACTTCGACGTGGTCATCGGCCTGGAGGCGGGCGCCGACGACTACATCGTCAAGCCCGCCCGCCCCGAGGTGATCGAGGCCCGCATCCGCGCCGTCCTGCGCCGCCTGGACGACAGCGGCCCCGGCCGCCCGGCCATCGAGCTCTACGGCGAACTCACCATCGACCGGGTCGGACTGACCGTCACCAAGGCCGGCCGACGGCTCGCGCTCGCCCCCTCGGAACTCAAGCTCCTGCTGTACCTCTCCGCCGCCCCCGAGCAGGTCTTCAGCCGGCAGCAACTGCTGGAGCACGTCTGGGAGCACAGCTTCCACGCCGACGCCCGGCTGGTCGACGCCTGTGTCGCCCGGCTGCGCGGCAAGATCGAGGAGGAGGCCGGCAGCCCCCGTTACGTCCAGACGCTGCGGGGCTTCGGCTACCGCTTCGGACCGCTGTGA
- the murJ gene encoding murein biosynthesis integral membrane protein MurJ — protein MTQTTQAAAKPASAARGSAVMAAGSIVSRATGFARSAVVAAAIGTIGPTADGYAVGNALPTIVYMLLLGGALNAVFVPELVKAAKEHADGGTSYTDRLVTVCVVALLAITAAAVWAAPAIIDAYTDYSGEQAAMTTALARYCLPQIFFLGLFTLLGQVLNARGRFGAMMWAPVLNNLVVMSVFGLYLALAMGGGDTLTATETAVLGWGTTAGIAAQALALVPALRAARFRWRPRFDWRGSGLTRPMRSAGWLVLLVLANQAAYWVTTRLATTAGLDGGPGYGAYNNAYALWVVPHGIVTVSVVTALMPRMSAAAADGDTAAVRRDVSHGLRTCAAAVIPAACLLFALAHPVMALVFGYGRTGADDTAAMAGILMAFAPGLVALSGQYVLSRAFYALSDTRTPFLLNLVIVTLNAGLSLVAAHLLSARWAVTGMAAAYSLALCAGWALTARVLSRRLAVVRPLRSSPVGAHARLLLAAVPATALGHLAAVGTESAGPVVSTLAGATAVILTFALLARPLRLAELDALLSGLRRRAARART, from the coding sequence ATGACGCAAACGACGCAGGCGGCCGCGAAGCCTGCCTCCGCCGCCCGCGGCAGCGCCGTCATGGCCGCCGGATCCATCGTCTCCCGCGCCACCGGCTTCGCCCGCTCCGCCGTCGTCGCGGCCGCGATCGGCACCATCGGGCCGACCGCCGACGGCTACGCGGTCGGCAACGCCCTGCCCACCATCGTCTACATGCTGCTCCTCGGCGGCGCGCTCAACGCCGTCTTCGTGCCCGAGCTGGTCAAGGCCGCCAAGGAGCACGCCGACGGGGGCACCTCGTACACCGACCGGCTCGTCACGGTCTGCGTCGTCGCCTTGCTGGCGATCACCGCGGCCGCGGTCTGGGCGGCGCCCGCGATCATCGACGCGTACACCGACTACAGCGGCGAACAGGCGGCCATGACCACCGCCCTCGCCCGCTACTGCCTGCCCCAGATCTTCTTCCTCGGGCTGTTCACCCTGCTCGGCCAAGTGCTCAACGCACGCGGCAGGTTCGGCGCGATGATGTGGGCGCCGGTCCTCAACAACCTTGTTGTCATGAGCGTGTTCGGCCTGTACCTGGCGCTGGCCATGGGCGGCGGGGACACCCTCACCGCGACCGAGACCGCCGTACTCGGCTGGGGCACCACCGCCGGAATCGCCGCCCAGGCCCTCGCCCTCGTCCCCGCCCTGCGCGCGGCCCGCTTCCGCTGGCGGCCCCGCTTCGACTGGCGCGGCAGCGGACTGACCCGCCCGATGCGCTCGGCGGGCTGGCTGGTGCTGCTGGTCCTGGCCAACCAGGCCGCCTACTGGGTCACCACCCGCCTCGCCACCACCGCGGGCCTCGACGGCGGCCCCGGATACGGCGCCTACAACAACGCCTACGCCCTGTGGGTCGTCCCGCACGGCATCGTCACCGTCTCCGTGGTGACCGCGCTGATGCCCCGGATGAGCGCGGCCGCCGCCGACGGGGACACCGCCGCCGTACGCCGCGACGTCTCCCACGGCCTGCGCACCTGCGCCGCGGCCGTCATCCCCGCCGCCTGCCTGCTGTTCGCCCTCGCCCACCCGGTGATGGCCCTGGTCTTCGGCTACGGCAGGACCGGCGCCGACGACACCGCCGCCATGGCCGGGATCCTGATGGCGTTCGCGCCCGGACTCGTCGCCCTGTCGGGCCAGTACGTGCTGTCCCGCGCCTTCTACGCGCTCTCCGACACCCGTACGCCGTTCCTGCTCAACCTGGTGATCGTCACCCTCAACGCGGGACTGTCCCTGGTCGCCGCACACCTGCTTTCCGCCCGCTGGGCCGTGACGGGCATGGCGGCGGCGTACTCCCTGGCGCTGTGCGCGGGCTGGGCGCTGACCGCCCGGGTGCTGAGCCGCCGCCTCGCCGTCGTACGGCCCTTGCGCTCGTCCCCCGTCGGCGCGCACGCCCGGCTGCTGCTCGCCGCCGTCCCCGCCACCGCGCTCGGCCACCTCGCAGCCGTGGGAACCGAGTCGGCGGGGCCGGTGGTCTCCACGCTTGCCGGTGCTACCGCCGTCATCCTCACCTTCGCCCTGCTCGCCCGCCCACTGCGCCTGGCCGAACTCGACGCGCTGCTCTCCGGTCTGCGCCGCAGAGCGGCCCGGGCCCGGACCTGA
- a CDS encoding lipid II:glycine glycyltransferase FemX, which yields MSALLVPPSRSRRAGDRGSALRPITAETYRAFLASPAGAALGAGFLQCPSWAEVKEGWRAQLLGWGPEPEAGQLTGVALVLLRQFPGTRKYFAYLPEGPVADWSDPDVDGWLDPLLEHLRRAGAFAVRIGPSPAYRRWNAAHLKPLTGPGLRLGDVLASEVDPLGTAVADRLRSRGWHRCGDDKDGDAQPRHVFHVPLAGRTREDLWSGLNQEWRRNVRRAEKEGVEVVVGSAAELPEFYRLLGITERRDGFRLGRSLAYYERQYAALNAEEPGRMKLYLARHRGEILAAHTMITVGRRAWYQTGASADHRREVRPSNALQWRMLQDAHALGADVYDMRGVPSTLDPDERAYGLLRWKLGTGGQVVETLGEWERPLSGSANHTLYRAFQAYLNRR from the coding sequence GTGTCAGCGCTGCTCGTTCCGCCCAGCCGCTCACGCCGAGCGGGGGACCGTGGCTCCGCCCTGCGCCCCATCACCGCGGAGACCTACCGCGCCTTCCTCGCGTCCCCCGCCGGCGCCGCCCTCGGCGCCGGGTTCCTGCAATGCCCGTCCTGGGCCGAGGTCAAGGAGGGCTGGCGGGCCCAGCTCCTCGGCTGGGGCCCTGAGCCGGAGGCGGGCCAACTGACGGGTGTGGCGTTGGTGTTGCTACGGCAGTTCCCCGGCACCCGTAAGTACTTCGCCTACCTCCCCGAGGGCCCCGTCGCCGACTGGAGCGACCCCGACGTCGACGGCTGGCTCGACCCCCTGCTGGAACACCTGCGCCGCGCGGGCGCCTTCGCCGTACGCATCGGCCCCTCGCCCGCCTACCGGCGCTGGAACGCCGCCCACCTGAAGCCGCTCACCGGGCCGGGCCTGCGCCTCGGCGACGTGCTCGCCAGCGAGGTCGACCCGCTCGGGACCGCCGTGGCGGATCGGCTGCGGTCCCGTGGCTGGCACCGTTGCGGGGACGACAAGGACGGGGACGCCCAGCCCCGGCACGTCTTCCACGTACCGCTGGCCGGACGCACCCGCGAGGACCTGTGGTCCGGGCTCAACCAGGAGTGGCGGCGCAATGTCCGCCGAGCCGAGAAGGAGGGCGTGGAGGTTGTGGTCGGCAGTGCGGCCGAACTCCCCGAGTTCTACCGCCTGTTGGGCATCACCGAGCGCCGCGACGGTTTCCGGCTCGGCCGCTCGCTGGCCTACTACGAGCGCCAGTACGCGGCCCTCAACGCCGAGGAACCGGGCCGGATGAAGCTGTACCTCGCCCGGCACCGGGGCGAGATCCTCGCCGCCCACACGATGATCACCGTGGGCCGCCGAGCCTGGTACCAGACCGGCGCCTCCGCCGACCACCGCCGCGAGGTCCGGCCCTCCAACGCCCTTCAGTGGCGCATGCTCCAGGACGCCCACGCCCTCGGCGCCGACGTCTACGACATGCGCGGGGTACCCTCCACTCTCGATCCAGACGAACGTGCGTACGGACTGCTGCGGTGGAAGCTCGGCACCGGGGGACAGGTCGTCGAGACGTTGGGGGAATGGGAGAGGCCCTTGAGCGGCAGCGCCAACCACACGCTCTACCGCGCCTTCCAGGCGTACCTGAACCGCCGATGA
- a CDS encoding L,D-transpeptidase — protein MSRIRVRTHVRAAVVAALLTPLAACSSNGSPGDSGADKEKPDDRPVTVTVTPEGKQVPAGEPVRVKASGGKLTSVTVTDGKGHRLAGKVAADGRSWVSDRKAVPGASYQVTAATRSEGGTAKTTEAAFTTAPAAKVNKVDWRPGADATVGVAQPISLVFDHPVKNKAEVEKQLRITTSNDTEGSWGWIRDWSGRDRVDWRPKEYWKPGTEVTLDAELNGTDSGPDGGWFVRDYTTEFTIGAEQIVKVDLDSHQLTLERDGKTVRRIPVSGGTPGGDKRSWHGTAVLMAKEGTINMNSETVGLGDAYDKMVDYSMRLTWSGMYAHAAPWNAAYFGNSNRSSGCIGMSDANAAWFYEQVRPGDPFEISGKETKGVVEPGNGFGAWNLSWDAWQEKSAMR, from the coding sequence TTGTCACGCATCCGTGTACGCACCCACGTCCGGGCCGCCGTTGTGGCCGCCCTGCTGACACCGCTCGCCGCCTGTTCGTCGAACGGCTCGCCCGGCGACTCGGGCGCCGATAAGGAGAAGCCCGACGACCGCCCGGTCACGGTCACCGTCACGCCCGAGGGGAAGCAGGTCCCGGCGGGCGAGCCGGTCCGGGTCAAGGCCTCGGGCGGCAAGCTCACTTCAGTGACGGTCACCGACGGCAAGGGCCACCGGCTCGCCGGGAAGGTCGCCGCCGACGGCCGCTCCTGGGTCTCCGACCGCAAGGCCGTGCCCGGCGCCTCGTACCAGGTGACGGCGGCGACCAGAAGCGAGGGCGGCACCGCGAAAACGACCGAGGCCGCCTTCACCACGGCACCGGCTGCCAAGGTCAACAAGGTCGACTGGCGGCCGGGCGCCGACGCCACCGTCGGCGTCGCCCAGCCGATCTCGCTGGTCTTCGACCATCCGGTGAAGAACAAGGCCGAGGTCGAGAAGCAGTTGAGGATCACCACCTCGAACGACACCGAGGGCTCCTGGGGCTGGATCCGCGACTGGTCGGGCCGGGACCGAGTGGACTGGCGGCCCAAGGAGTACTGGAAGCCCGGCACCGAGGTCACGCTCGACGCCGAGCTGAACGGCACCGATTCGGGCCCGGACGGCGGCTGGTTCGTCCGCGACTACACGACGGAGTTCACCATCGGCGCCGAGCAGATCGTCAAGGTCGACCTCGACAGCCACCAACTCACCCTGGAGCGCGACGGGAAGACGGTGCGGCGCATACCGGTCTCCGGCGGCACCCCCGGCGGCGACAAGCGCTCCTGGCACGGCACCGCCGTGCTCATGGCCAAGGAGGGCACGATCAACATGAACTCCGAGACGGTGGGCCTCGGTGACGCCTACGACAAGATGGTCGACTACTCGATGCGGCTGACCTGGTCGGGCATGTACGCGCACGCCGCACCGTGGAACGCCGCCTACTTCGGCAACTCCAACCGGAGTTCCGGCTGCATAGGGATGAGCGACGCGAACGCGGCCTGGTTCTACGAGCAGGTACGGCCCGGCGACCCCTTCGAGATCTCCGGGAAGGAGACCAAGGGCGTGGTCGAGCCCGGGAACGGCTTCGGCGCGTGGAACCTGTCGTGGGACGCGTGGCAGGAGAAGAGCGCGATGCGCTGA
- a CDS encoding serine/threonine-protein kinase has protein sequence MDAAGDVVGGRFELIERLGSGGMGTVWRAWDTVLQREVALKAVRPDAEATDTVRERVLREARALARLSNPHVVAIHQIVEADPHPWIVMELVPGVSLQQRLDGGTLNPAEAARIGRQVLTALRVAHDAGIRHRDVKPANILLRPDGTAVLTDFGIAALQGTTSLTVTGQLVGSPEYMAPERIRGHSDAPASDLWALGLVLYVCTEGVSPLRRANTLATLAAVLDDPVPPPVRSGPLSPVLQALLVRDPSARPDAAQLDGMLAVVESGATPGWVAPTVTAAPMPPLPQGVPGPTDPPTRPDATRGQGRGATRPRTTALVAAAATLAVLATTAAVVLALRASNETGTTDDARSGTSPGASATQVASPTPSPSPSSSASAEPTRSPSPTTVTPSRSVRPKPPAAGGQWIAQLYSEPFSSGTAARDERLARIRKTVPGAVYVRSNNFASLRPGYWVIYAPGPFADGRAALRFCAERGRTTANTCIGRYLSKNAADFSLQCLPPATSPTGRCTRPVE, from the coding sequence ATGGACGCAGCGGGGGACGTGGTCGGTGGACGCTTCGAGCTGATCGAGCGGCTCGGCAGCGGCGGCATGGGTACGGTCTGGCGGGCCTGGGACACCGTGCTGCAACGCGAGGTGGCGCTGAAGGCCGTACGCCCCGACGCGGAGGCCACGGACACGGTGCGGGAGCGGGTGCTGCGCGAGGCGCGGGCGCTGGCGCGGCTCAGCAACCCGCACGTGGTGGCGATCCACCAGATCGTCGAGGCGGACCCGCACCCGTGGATCGTGATGGAGCTGGTGCCCGGCGTCTCCCTGCAACAGCGGCTGGACGGCGGCACGTTGAACCCGGCGGAAGCGGCGCGGATCGGCCGCCAGGTGTTGACGGCACTGCGGGTCGCGCACGACGCGGGCATCCGGCACCGGGACGTGAAGCCGGCGAACATCCTGCTCCGTCCCGACGGTACGGCCGTACTCACCGACTTCGGCATCGCCGCCCTCCAGGGCACGACATCGCTGACGGTCACGGGTCAACTCGTGGGTTCCCCCGAGTACATGGCGCCGGAACGCATCCGCGGCCACAGTGACGCACCGGCGTCCGACCTGTGGGCGCTCGGTCTGGTCCTGTACGTGTGCACGGAGGGCGTGAGCCCACTGCGCCGCGCGAACACGCTGGCCACGCTGGCGGCGGTGCTGGACGACCCGGTGCCACCGCCGGTCCGCTCGGGGCCCCTGTCCCCCGTACTCCAGGCCCTGCTCGTCCGCGACCCGTCGGCTCGCCCGGACGCGGCGCAGCTGGACGGCATGCTGGCGGTGGTGGAATCGGGGGCGACGCCGGGGTGGGTGGCGCCCACGGTGACCGCGGCGCCGATGCCACCTCTGCCGCAGGGGGTACCCGGCCCCACGGATCCGCCGACGCGACCGGATGCCACACGTGGGCAGGGGCGAGGCGCCACCCGACCACGCACCACTGCCCTGGTCGCCGCCGCGGCGACCCTGGCGGTGCTGGCGACGACGGCGGCCGTGGTCCTGGCGCTCCGCGCATCGAACGAAACCGGAACCACCGACGACGCCCGGAGCGGCACATCTCCTGGTGCCTCCGCGACACAGGTGGCCTCGCCGACACCGTCACCTTCACCTTCGTCGAGTGCATCGGCGGAACCGACGCGGAGCCCGAGCCCGACAACAGTGACCCCGTCCAGATCCGTACGCCCCAAACCTCCGGCAGCCGGTGGCCAGTGGATCGCCCAGCTCTACTCCGAGCCCTTCTCCTCCGGCACGGCGGCCCGGGACGAACGCCTCGCCCGCATCCGGAAGACGGTGCCCGGTGCGGTGTACGTCCGGAGCAACAACTTCGCCTCGCTCCGGCCGGGTTACTGGGTCATCTACGCCCCGGGCCCCTTCGCCGACGGCCGCGCGGCCCTCAGGTTCTGCGCCGAGCGGGGCCGCACCACGGCCAACACCTGCATCGGCCGCTATCTCAGCAAGAACGCGGCCGATTTCTCCCTCCAGTGCCTGCCCCCGGCGACCAGCCCGACCGGACGGTGCACGCGGCCCGTCGAATAG
- a CDS encoding polysaccharide deacetylase family protein has translation MARHGAGRGWYTKVIGAALGVMVLATGASVWSAQADAVDSAPKAVSPERKVKAVEKSIAHASDAGARGVNITIDDGPDPNWTPQVLDVLRENGVKATFCIVGTQAEAHPDLVKKVVAEGHRLCNHSVSHDTTMDRQSKAYQRSQILDAERMITEASGGVRPMYYRAPGGAFTPYSRELAASRGMRPLGWNVDTKDFEQPGADAIVATVERELPNGPTLLFHDAGGDRAQTVEALRRILPSLKEQGYSYGFPVR, from the coding sequence ATGGCGCGGCACGGTGCGGGGCGTGGCTGGTACACCAAGGTGATCGGGGCGGCGCTCGGGGTGATGGTGCTGGCCACCGGGGCCTCGGTGTGGTCGGCGCAGGCGGATGCCGTGGACTCGGCGCCGAAGGCGGTCTCCCCGGAACGCAAGGTCAAGGCGGTCGAGAAGAGCATCGCGCACGCCTCGGACGCGGGCGCCCGCGGCGTCAACATCACCATCGACGACGGCCCCGACCCCAACTGGACCCCCCAGGTCCTGGACGTGCTGCGGGAGAACGGCGTGAAGGCCACGTTCTGCATCGTGGGCACGCAGGCCGAGGCCCACCCCGACCTGGTGAAGAAGGTGGTCGCCGAGGGGCACCGCCTGTGCAACCACTCCGTCTCCCACGACACGACCATGGACCGGCAGTCCAAGGCCTACCAGCGCTCGCAGATCCTCGACGCCGAGCGCATGATCACCGAGGCGTCCGGTGGCGTACGGCCGATGTACTACCGGGCGCCGGGCGGCGCCTTCACCCCGTACAGCCGTGAGCTGGCCGCCTCCCGGGGCATGCGTCCGCTGGGCTGGAACGTGGACACCAAGGACTTCGAGCAGCCCGGCGCGGACGCCATCGTCGCCACCGTCGAGCGGGAGCTGCCCAACGGTCCGACGCTCCTCTTCCACGACGCGGGCGGCGACCGCGCCCAGACCGTCGAGGCCCTGCGCCGGATCCTGCCCTCGCTCAAGGAGCAGGGCTACTCCTACGGGTTCCCGGTGCGCTGA
- a CDS encoding carboxymuconolactone decarboxylase family protein translates to MRIDIPQGADPLAYVWGELVPGIGPAAAALSLAVYEHTTLGLREFEAARLRIAQLNGCLFCLDWRTERDGEKVEDGFLDAVADWRTTDSFDERTRLAAEYAERYALDHHHLDDAFWDRMTAHYSQAEIVELTMCVGSWLAFGRLNHVLGLDSTCVLSAPGTRRSSPAP, encoded by the coding sequence ATGCGGATCGACATTCCTCAGGGCGCCGATCCCCTCGCGTATGTGTGGGGGGAGCTGGTGCCCGGGATCGGCCCGGCGGCAGCCGCGCTCTCCCTCGCCGTCTACGAGCACACGACCCTCGGCCTGCGCGAGTTCGAGGCCGCCCGGCTGCGGATCGCGCAGCTCAACGGATGCCTGTTCTGCCTGGACTGGCGCACCGAACGCGACGGGGAGAAGGTCGAGGACGGCTTCCTCGACGCGGTCGCCGACTGGCGTACGACGGACTCCTTCGACGAGCGGACCAGGCTCGCCGCGGAGTACGCGGAGCGCTACGCGCTCGACCACCACCACCTGGACGACGCCTTCTGGGACCGGATGACGGCGCACTACAGCCAGGCGGAGATCGTCGAGCTGACCATGTGCGTCGGCTCATGGCTGGCGTTCGGCCGGCTCAACCATGTGCTGGGGCTGGACAGCACGTGCGTGCTCAGCGCACCGGGAACCCGTAGGAGTAGCCCTGCTCCTTGA